The Pyrenophora tritici-repentis strain M4 chromosome 3, whole genome shotgun sequence genome has a window encoding:
- a CDS encoding DUF3605 domain containing protein, with product MPNEELPFWLVNVPADQRPSECPDFLTGCSEKDKRIIGTPDEEYQVLSWAEVRDIVQNDRVDKFHRLPSELRRYRQFTYHLEKEYGSIMNFIVNERLKWTTMEPRGGPFQFTDDIKILYNDWPYGIDSDIVHLVVWTKFELEDDPETGLSTEVSKKQIHDYVQKTFAPKVKELVWFKNWKSLKSVHAVEHFHVMLYKPDPEFLNQITNGDVPMTDKFGTT from the exons ATGCCAAACGAGGAACTGCCGTTCTGGCTGGTCAATGTGCCTGCGGACCAGCGGCCCAGCGAATGCCCCGACTTCTTGACTGGATGTAGTGAGAAGGACAAGCGGATTATTGGCACGCCAGATGAGGAGTATCAGGTCTTATCGTGGGCTGAGGTGCGGGATATAGTCC AGAACGATAGGGTGGACAAGTTCCATCGTCTGCCCAGTGAGCTCAGACGGTATCGTCAGTTCACATACCATCTCGAGAAGGAGTATGGCAGCATCATGAATTTCATTGTCAACGAACGGTTGAAGTGGACGACGATGGAGCCGCGAGGGGGGCCATTCCAGTTCACCG ACGATATCAAGATCCTCTATAACGACTGGCCATACGGCATTGACTCCGACATTGTGCACCTGGTTGTCTGGACAAagtttgagcttgaagatgACCCCGAGACGGGCCTCTCTACCGAAGTTTCAAAAAAGCAAATACACGACTATGTGCAAAAGACTTTCGCCCCGAAGGTTAAGGAACTCGTCTGGTTCAAGAACTGGAAGAGCCTGAAGAGCGTCCACGCAGTCGAGCACTTTCATGTTATGCTGTACAAACCCGACCCAGAGTTTCTTAACCAGATTACCAACGGCGACGTGCCGATGACAGACAAGTTCGGCACGACGTGA
- a CDS encoding RRM-5 multi-domain protein, which yields MANYLASIFGTEQDKVNCSFYYKIGACRHGDRCSRKHVKPSYSQTILLPNLYQNPAYDPKNKMNAQQMQMHFDAFYEDIWCELCQYGLVEELVVCDNNNDHLIGNVYVRFKYEEDAQKACDALNSRWYAGRPIYCELSPVTDFREACCRLNSGEGCVRGGFCNFIHRKEPSAELDRELDMCTRKWLKERGRDARSMSRSPTPQPAAGGAAKSRF from the exons ATGGCCAACTACCTCGCCTCCATCTTCGGTACCGAGCAAGACAAAGTAAACTGTTCCTTCTACTACAAGATTGGCGCGTGCCGCCACGGCGACCGCTGCTCGCGAAAACACGTCAAGCCGTCGTACTCGCAGACGATTCTGCTACCGAACCTGTACCAGAACCCAGCCTACGACCCCAAGAACAAGATGAATGCGCAGCAGATGCAGATGCACTTTGATGCCTTTTACGAGGACATTTGGTGCGAACTCTGCCAGTACGGACTAGTTGAGGAATTGGTTGTTTGCGACAACAACAATGACC ATCTCATCGGCAACGTCTACGTCCGCTTCAAGTACGAAGAAGATGCGCAAAAAGCCTGCGACGCGCTTAACTCGCGCTGGTACGCCGGTCGCCCCATCTACTGCGAACTATCCCCCGTCACAGACTTCCGCGAGGCCTGCTGTCGCCTTAATAGCGGCGAGGGCTGTGTCCGCGGCGGCTTCTGCAACTTTATCCATCGCAAGGAACCCTCCGCTGAACTCGATCGCGAACTCGACATGTGCACTCGCAAGTGGCTCAAGGAGAGAGGTCGGGATGCCAGGAGCATGTCCAGGAGTCCAACGCCCCAACCTGCTGCTGGGGGCGCGGCCAAGAGCAGGTTTTAG
- a CDS encoding metallopeptidase → MAPITSPLRITNLEDGETIHQRCLLVTGTYELPAAEGSYIHVATKAANKSETFPEQTWPLAGGNFKALVMLSPGLNILEFAYVCNDCLEHTIEVNVNHWPLLQYPPLHLAIMVASDSPCVIDCPPNKAAGVSSAHSDLDAAIAKLRMTAYMWQAMTAEDLRLHGVGRRSFRLDEEWVADTTSRDFLNARMDQCLEREGAMRSTAKVNVIRSSKTVEQIRNANIAQQNPRAYRKNDLFDFFQEALKEAGGPFASNARPIVAGLILDSHYNVSKKLILGHAALGCHNPEGLSLGMFGSHLTYSWPRFMEEVTSCLTDTRAPGDKVGNDNGECATIWEACAIGQGAHIHEVGHAFGSPHRPGIMERGYAQDWPKNFLSKTAYSAHLKEEGVLVDLAKTPNEARWNLADALAFRMLPHFRLPTDAVLTEEERNEKPKAFASNEDEEGPATLNISSASGIVRITFNRTEHSQPLGWRNNAPKTMEYTEADLEQRFDRTTPLHLQILAFNGKETSIRDAWKLLSSRSFVRIPGSTLRLTKHLAVPRSVVINQEDDAYEWAQLLREKGADGKLHRAVSIDFRVGCLWDGGVVKYADGHISHWGPMQRYGRKHGFGGHASKKIRLPEGVEISSIEVNPQSGVRMHLADGTSAGELNTRGDTENVITTLAPSPDEVIVGFFGKSSRSGFCGVLEFGIITAPKDVGLDGLPEQVWEMSELKNTAGLEEDGDDYKMDGPHVDKVYNILNGLTVPDDISSNNADEKLMFENNEAAEAAMQERETKWSGVKDDDTIPKNDEERRYWVTRLLLAMKNRINVMDRNPKKRWHPERGFHYPADQMESVCWRAVDAAEHLHKCGLNSFPIYDQVVIGKILCEQNLTFVQRMRALIKLLYFFKSRCDAFMKGVGNEDTIANPQYKLKQSVENRLLNDARAIEKATNREMRGIVTKKGRTNKTPAMVVEEGHEDVEVGDGDTETDSNAQNSGAHLIASRKRSPTPDNCMSLSSHAEDVDVHQSLRSYATKSPENAIQTTSDRDNIVANDNASENSLNESMMLSEDDWDPYAIDDVDNTHATAPHPALNNTTSVDNKRNVSPGAPDLVAKRPCNCTKQK, encoded by the exons ATGGCGCCAATCACGAGTCCCCTTCGCATTACCAACCTTGAGGATGGGGAAACAATTCATCAG CGCTGCCTACTCGTCACGGGAACATACGAACTTCCTGCTGCCGAGGGAAGCTACATACACGTAGCAACGAAAGCAGCGAACAAGTCCGAGACTTTTCCAGAACAGACATGGCCTCTGGCTGGAGGCAACTTCAAAGCCCTGGTCATGCTTTCGCCAGGGCTAAACATCCTCGAATTTGCATACGTCTGCAACGACTGTCTTGAACATACCATCGAGGTTAACGTCAATCATTGGCCACTCTTGCAGTATCCACCTCTTCATCTTGCTATCATGGTTGCTTCGGACTCGCCTTGTGTTATCGACTGCCCGCCTAACAAGGCCGCTGGTGTCTCATCAGCACATTCAGATTTGGATGCCGCCATCGCTAAACTCCGCATGACGGCGTACATGTGGCAAGCCATGACTGCCGAAGATCTCAGATTACATGGTGTTGGACGACGCTCGTTTAGATTGGATGAAGAGTGGGTAGCTGATACAACCAGTCGGGATTTCCTCAATGCGCGAATGGATCAGTGCCTGGAGCGTGAGGGCGCCATGCGGTCGACTGCAAAGGTCAATGTCATCCGCTCTTCAAAAACTGTTGAACAGATCCGGAACGCGAACATTGCCCAGCAAAATCCAAGGGCATATCGCAAGAATGATCTTTTCGATTTCTTCCAAGAGGCTCTCAAAGAGGCTGGAGGACCGTTCGCTTCCAATGCTCGCCCGATTGTCGCTGGTCTGATCCTCGATTCTCATTACAACGTTTCCAAAAAGCTTATTCTTGGACACGCTGCTCTTGGTTGCCATAACCCCGAAGGACTCTCGCTAGGCATGTTCGGCAGCCACCTGACCTACTCCTGGCCGCGCTTCATGGAGGAAGTCACTAGCTGCTTGACAGATACACGGGCCCCAGGTGACAAAGTTGGCAACGACAATGGTGAATGTGCCACCATATGGGAAGCATGCGCTATTGGACAAGGCGCTCATATTCATGAGGTAGGCCATGCCTTTGGCTCTCCGCATCGTCCTGGTATTATGGAACGTGGGTACGCCCAGGACTGGCCTAAGAACTTCCTATCTAAGACTGCGTACTCTGCCCATCTTAAAGAGGAGGGTGTTCTTGTGGATCTGGCAAAGACGCCAAATGAGGCTCGCTGGAACCTCGCTGACGCACTCGCATTCCGGATGCTCCCTCACTTCCGTCTACCCACTGATGCCGTCTTGACTGAAGAAGAGAGGAACGAGAAGCCGAAAGCCTTCGCTTCGAACGAGGACGAAGAAGGTCCCGCGACACTGAACATCAGCTCAGCCAGCGGTATTGTACGTATCACATTTAACCGCACCGAGCATTCGCAGCCTCTGGGTTGGCGCAACAACGCACCAAAGACGATGGAATACACCGAAGCCGACTTAGAACAACGATTTGACCGCACAACACCTCTACACCTCCAGATTCTCGCCTTCAACGGCAAAGAAACAAGCATTCGAGACGCCTGGAAACTTCTCTCCAGCAGATCCTTCGTCCGCATCCCCGGCTCCACTCTCCGCCTCACAAAGCACCTAGCAGTCCCACGCTCTGTGGTCATCAACCAAGAAGACGACGCATACGAATGGGCGCAGCTCCTCCGCGAAAAAGGTGCAGATGGCAAACTGCACCGCGCCGTCTCCATTGACTTCCGCGTAGGCTGCCTCTGGGACGGAGGCGTAGTCAAATACGCAGACGGCCACATATCACACTGGGGCCCCATGCAACGCTACGGGCGCAAACACGGCTTCGGTGGCCACGCATCCAAGAAGATTCGACTACCAGAGGGCGTCGAGATATCGTCGATAGAGGTAAACCCACAATCCGGTGTACGCATGCACCTTGCCGACGGTACATCAGCGGGTGAACTCAACACCCGCGGTGATACCGAAAACGTAATCACCACGTTAGCGCCTTCACCCGACGAAGTCATCGTGGGCTTCTTCGGCAAGTCTTCCAGGAGCGGTTTCTGTGGTGTGTTGGAGTTTGGCATTATTACTGCCCCCAAGGATGTGGGCTTGGACGGCTTGCCCGAGCAGGTGTGGGAGATGAGTGAGCTGAAGAATACGGCAGGGTTAGAGGAAGATGGCGATGATTATAAGATGGATGG GCCGCACGTAGACAAAGTATACAACATCCTCAATGGTCTCACTGTTCCAGACGACATCTCCTCAAACAACGCGGATGAGAAGCTAATGTTCGAGAACAATGAGGCTGCGGAAGCCGCCATGCAAGAGCGCGAGACAAAGTGGTCAGGAGTAAAGGACGACGACACCATTCCCAAGAACGATGAGGAGCGCCGCTATTGGGTCACCCGCCTCCTTCTCGCCATGAAAAACCGCATCAATGTGATGGATCGAAATCCGAAAAAGCGCTGGCACCCAGAGAGGGGCTTTCACTACCCCGCAGATCAGATGGAGAGCGTGTGCTGGAGAGCTGTCGACGCTGCTGAGCATCTACATAAATGCGGCTTGAACAGCTTCCCCATCTACGACCAGGTGGTGATTGGAAAGATCCTCTGCGAGCAAAACCTCACGTTTGTGCAGCGCATGCGCGCATTGATCAAGCTGTTGTATTTCTTCAAGTCGCGATGCGATGCTTTCATGAAGGGCGTGGGCAACGAGGACACTATCGCCAACCCGCAGTATAAGCTGAAACAGTCGGTCGAGAACCGCCTGCTGAATGATGCCCGCGCCATTGAAAAGGCTACGAATCGAGAGATGCGTGGCATAGTCACCAAGAAAGGGCGCACGAACAAGACTCCGGCTATGGTTGTTGAAGAAGGCCACGAGGACGTGGAGGTGGGAGATGGAGATACCGAGACTGATAGCAACGCCCAGAATTCAGGTGCCCACTTGATCGCATCTCGCAAGCGTTCTCCTACACCTGACAACTGTATGTCTCTATCAAGCCATGCCGAGGATGTTGATGTTCATCAATCCCTTCGTTCATATGCCACCAAGTCACCCGAAAATGCTATTCAAACAACGTCTGATCGGGACAACATCGTCGCCAATGACAACGCGAGCGAAAATTCACTCAACGAGTCAATGATGCTATCAGAAGATGACTGGGACCCGTACGCGATTGACGACGTCGACAACACACACGCAACTGCACCCCATCCAGCTCTTAATAACACCACCTCCGTTGACAACAAGCGCAATGTATCTCCTGGAGCCCCAGATTTGGTTGCAAAGCGTCCGTGCAACTGTACCAAACAGAAGTAA